TGTCATCATGGGGCTGTCGGGCTCCGGCAAATCGACGCTGGTGCGGCTGATGTCGCGGTTGATCGAGCCCACCGGTGGCGACATCCTGTTCAAGGGCGAAAATCTGCTCGCGGCCTCCCATGCCCGGATGATCGAAATCCGCCGTCACCAGATGGGCATGGTGTTTCAGCATTTCGCGCTGTTGCCGCACCTCACCGTGCTCGACAATGTTGCCTTTCCGCTCGACATCCAGGGCATGAACCGGGCGCAACGCCAGGCTCGTGCCCGCGAGATGATCGAGCTTGTCGGCCTCGGAGGTAAGGAAAGCGCCTTTCCGCGCCAGCTCTCCGGCGGTCAGCAACAGCGCGTCGGCATCGCCCGCTCGCTGGCCGTGGAACCCGAAATCTGGTTTCTCGACGAGCCTTTCTCCGCACTCGATCCCTTGATACGCAGGGAAATGCAGGACGAATTCATGCGGCTGCAAACCGTGCTGCGCAAGACCATCGTCTTCATCACCCATGATTTTGATGAGGCCATCCGGCTGGCTGACCGGATCGCCATCATGAAGGATGGCGAGATCGTCCAGGCCGGCACGCCCGAAGATATCGTACTGACACCTGCTACCTCCTATGTCGCCGAATTCACCCGCAACGTGGCA
This DNA window, taken from Hoeflea algicola, encodes the following:
- a CDS encoding quaternary amine ABC transporter ATP-binding protein, which codes for MTIPETKLVCRNVWKLFGADATSFLANHDGKPDAASIAEAGLVGAVRQVDLDVREGEIFVIMGLSGSGKSTLVRLMSRLIEPTGGDILFKGENLLAASHARMIEIRRHQMGMVFQHFALLPHLTVLDNVAFPLDIQGMNRAQRQARAREMIELVGLGGKESAFPRQLSGGQQQRVGIARSLAVEPEIWFLDEPFSALDPLIRREMQDEFMRLQTVLRKTIVFITHDFDEAIRLADRIAIMKDGEIVQAGTPEDIVLTPATSYVAEFTRNVARAKVVRTQSLMGPPAGHQPGEPTVSSRINIAEAAPLFVDGVTHLAVVDEQGKLIGRLDRDAVVDMMLKG